The following proteins are encoded in a genomic region of Debaryomyces hansenii CBS767 chromosome G complete sequence:
- a CDS encoding DEHA2G17622p (similar to ca|CA0279|IPF10568 Candida albicans IPF10568 unknown function) — MIPVKSSRATNRSLRRAIGLRSISILSKFKLNSSQDISKELSNDNLPKVTGNGPFIELPSFKPLGNPSDLLNITLPQSSKLSIRNGTIIGINGDLKKLSSVPQILHKTEYQELTSNSSVSLLINGGMNNYSIIEVNSIEDKWTILNDKSIIAWTGFNLQLKPIELLERCNSFQTDGKGIIIVNGEEQLFDITLSPNEQILINPNSLVASNSSISYSTLNRPWTEPLKFSRNFQLPTIFNSYINSFKSFISSRYSRIIISLGIINQMKILRSYYHSFKKLIIYNVINKFYNKPIYFKITGPGRLLLDNNVHLTNRKNFTKKEINDILRN; from the coding sequence ATGATCCCGGTCAAGAGTAGTAGAGCAACGAATAGGTCATTGAGGAGGGCGATTGGATTACGTTCTATAAGTATACTTTCTAAATTCAAACTTAATTCCAGTCAGGATATATCCAAAGAACtatcaaatgataatttacCAAAAGTTACTGGCAATGGGCCATTTATAGAATTACCGTCATTCAAGCCATTAGGAAATCCCAGTGACTTGCTTAATATTACATTGCCTCAATCATCGAAATTGAGCATTAGGAATGGTACTATCATAGGGATAAATGGagatttgaagaagctATCAAGTGTTCCCCAAATATTACATAAAACCGAATATCAAGAATTAACGTCTAATTCATCTGTATCGTTATTAATTAATGGGGGCatgaataattattcaataattgaagtaAACAGCATAGAGGACAAATGGactattttgaatgataagAGTATTATTGCATGGACCGGGTTTAATCTACAATTAAAGCCGATAGAACTTCTTGAAAGGTGTAATAGTTTTCAAACCGATGGAAAAGGAATAATTATAGTGAATGGAGAAGAGCAACTATTTGATATCACATTAAGTCCTAATGAAcagattttaataaatccaaataGCTTAGTTGCTTCTAACTCATCAATTAGCTATTCAACTCTTAACCGCCCTTGGACTGAACCATTAAAATTTTCCAGGAATTTTCAGTTACCtactattttcaattcttacATCAATAGttttaaatcattcatCAGCTCCCGATACTCAAGAATAATTATTTCCCTTGGAATTATTAACCAAATGAAGATCTTAAGAAGCTACTACCATTCTTTTAAAAagcttattatttataacGTTATCAATAAGTTCTACAATAAGCcaatttatttcaaaattactGGTCCTGGAAGATTGcttcttgataataatgtCCATCTTACGAACCGcaaaaatttcactaagaaagaaattaatgatattttgagaAACTAA
- a CDS encoding DEHA2G17468p (similar to ca|CA2822|IPF14550 Candida albicans IPF14550 unknown function): MSDDVKDSINGIDEMLENVSLTNTESIYCRYDDEIKITDYATSFNSINHNAKPDLRNIKYKTSTEHLNCPVCQQPFLEPLTTICGHTFCKSCIYECFKAFNGNINDDLKGSCPLDRTPLDASNVNDLFPTPLLVTNLIDDLQVYCLNHERGCKWTGCRWELEHHVISDCGYTGVQCNGKRFIRKSNEEDNDNVDDDYDSDEVCTMTVERRFLSDNETKCIHEIFPCEYCNTDLTRISEESHLSDECIYNYQTCDLCLNDMIPLKHLNKHKENCSKIRHFKCPAREIGCSWIGNNEPALEIHLQKNNCQLNQLLPYINRLNDKIDSVSTENNFLQKQINKILSSIIQGKITNLGYNEPIEEINKYNSSITSLEDQDKLIYLNYEIDRLKFEMEEKIIPFIDRENSSLTDRKSIINGLVNDNFMMKDDLNLQRVLINSLRKQLQFLLFTRNSRNMNSSTLNSSMDPESLDLFDMPSRNNSEERLNLKL; encoded by the coding sequence ATGTCAGACGATGTTAAAGATCTGATAAATGGTATTGATGAAATGCTAGAGAACGTTTCATTAACTAACACAGAAAGCATTTATTGTCGctatgatgatgaaattaaaattacaGACTACGCAACTTCATTCAATTCGATTAATCATAACGCTAAACCAGATTTAAGAAACATTAAATATAAGACATCTACGGAACATTTGAATTGTCCAGTCTGTCAGCAGCCTTTTTTAGAGCCACTAACAACGATATGCGGGCATACGTTTTGTAAAAGCTGCATTTATGAATGCTTTAAAGCTTTCAATGGGAATATTAACGATGACTTGAAAGGGTCATGTCCATTGGATAGAACACCTTTGGATGCATCCAATGTGAACGACTTATTCCCCACGCCTTTGCTTGTTACcaatttaattgatgacCTTCAAGTGTACTGTTTGAATCATGAAAGAGGCTGCAAATGGACTGGATGTCGCTGGGAGTTAGAACATCATGTAATATCGGACTGTGGTTATACAGGTGTTCAGTGTAATGGGAAAAGATTTATAAGGAAGAGcaatgaagaagacaacgataatgttgatgatgattaCGATAGTGACGAAGTTTGCACCATGACAGTAGAACGAAGATTTCTTTCTGACAATGAAACTAAATGCATTCATGAAATATTCCCATGCGAATATTGTAATACAGATCTTACAAGGATATCTGAGGAGCTGCATTTGTCAGATGAATGTATATACAATTATCAGACATGCGACTTGTGTTTAAACGATATGATACCGCTTAAACATTTAAATAAACATAAAGAGAATTGTTCCAAGATTCGGCATTTCAAGTGTCCAGCTCGCGAAATTGGTTGTAGCTGGATAGGAAATAATGAACCTGCGTTGGAAATTCATTTACAAAAAAACAATTGTCAATTAAACCAGTTATTGCCATATATTAATAGGCTTAATGACAAGATAGATTCTGTATCAACAGAGAACAATTTTTTACAGAAGCAAATCAATAAGATTTTAAGTCTGATAATTCAAGGTAAGATAACAAATTTAGGCTACAATGAACcgattgaagaaataaacaaatataattcCTCGATTACGTCTTTGGAAGATCAAGATAAATTGATCTATTTAAATTATGAGATTGATAGGTTAAAATTCGAAATGGAAGAAAAAATAATCCCGTTTATAGATAGAGAGAATTCCTCTTTAACTGAtagaaaatcaataatcaaTGGATTggttaatgataattttatgatgaaagatgatttaaatttgcAAAGGGTTTTGATTAATAGTTTACGGAAGCAGTTGCAATTTTTACTATTCACAAGAAATTCGAGAAATATGAATAGTTCAACTTTGAATTCAAGCATGGACCCGGAAAGCTTAGATCTCTTTGATATGCCATcaagaaataattctgaAGAAAGGCTAAACCTCAAACTATAG
- a CDS encoding DEHA2G17556p (no similarity) encodes MRVIFFHIKLGNKNNLVKYRSPLNLEPKYRPYIPILHTILFKMILCNLLSLFKYGRTMHVSTTHYYGLWPQQSDSGYLRKPVPQV; translated from the coding sequence ATGCGTGTGATATTCTTTCATATAAAGTTGGGCAATAAGAACAATCTTGTGAAATATCGGTCTCCACTTAACCTTGAACCTAAATATAGACCTTATATACCAATACTACATACAATTCTCTTTAAAATGATCCTATGCAATCTTTTGAGTTTGTTTAAATATGGTCGTACTATGCATGTGTCAACGACGCACTACTACGGTCTATGGCCGCAACAACTGGACTCAGGATACTTACGTAAACCAGTACCACAAGTCTAA
- a CDS encoding DEHA2G17512p (similar to ca|CA2828|IPF17026 Candida albicans IPF17026 unknown function), with amino-acid sequence MKESLVTDFIKFNSRRSTVYSTKGMVVSSQALANHAGIKILSKGGNCVDAAIAVSAALCVVEPGSTGIGGDCFSLYYKRETKEVHGMNGTGRSAKNLTIQNICDRYNNGQPMKRIPPESVLTVNVPGAVAGWVDSYEKWGSKNVTLEEILEPAISLAEDGFPVCEIACLLWKSAEDKLKKQNPDPKLIENMFLFGNAAPNEGDFVTNKPLAKAFRAIAKGGKEGFYQGPVAEAIIRETSSRDHKLDLKDLATHTSTVVDPINTKFEDYKVWEIPPNGQGLVALLSLGIIQQLHKSGKIDLYKLKHNSAEYLHVLIEASKIAFYDSDEYVTDPEFSKIPLDDLLSESYLKKRAELFSMDKILDSSVIEHGVPNPRYKSDTVYLAVTDSNGDACSFINSVYDDFGSGIAVPDYGFCLHNRGANFNLTPDLKNCFEGGKRPYHTIIPSLITNSKDDSLFAAFGNMGGYMQPVGQVQHVLNLCVFGFTPQQSIDSPRFCLNATKDRMDSDRGKGSDGPVSTAVTEVALEDGIDPNVVEELSKLGHTTKVVTGHDRKMFGRAQIIKDISKDGQLIYAAGSDLRGDGAAAPFF; translated from the coding sequence ATGAAAGAAAGTTTAGTAACGGATTTTATCAAGTTCAATTCACGGAGGTCAACCGTGTACTCTACCAAGGGGATGGTTGTCTCGTCCCAAGCATTGGCCAATCACGCAGgtattaaaatattgtCTAAAGGAGGCAATTGTGTTGATGCAGCAATTGCTGTTTCTGCAGCATTGTGTGTTGTTGAGCCAGGCTCCACTGGTATTGGAGGTGATTGCTTTTCGTTATACTACAAGCGTGAGACTAAGGAAGTCCATGGCATGAATGGTACTGGGAGGTCAGCCAAAAACTTGaccattcaaaatatctgTGATCGCTACAATAATGGTCAGCCAATGAAAAGAATTCCTCCTGAGTCTGTATTGACGGTAAATGTTCCCGGGGCAGTGGCCGGGTGGGTGGATTCTTATGAAAAGTGGGGGTCTAAAAATGTAACTCTCGAAGAGATTTTGGAACCAGCAATTTCGCTAGCCGAAGATGGATTCCCGGTGTGTGAGATAGCATGTCTATTATGGAAAAGTGCCGAGGATAAGCTTAAAAAACAAAATCCTGACCCCAAACTAATTGAAAACATGTTCCTTTTTGGTAATGCAGCCCCAAATGAAGGAGACTTCGTTACTAATAAACCGCTTGCTAAGGCATTTAGAGCTATTGCTAAAGGTGGAAAGGAAGGTTTCTACCAAGGTCCAGTAGCGGAAGCAATTATCAGAGAAACATCGTCTAGAGATCATAAAttagatttgaaagatttagCGACCCATACATCGACTGTTGTAGACCCAATTAATACTAAATTCGAAGATTACAAAGTATGGGAGATTCCACCTAACGGCCAGGGTTTGGTTGCATTATTGTCGTTAGGAATTATTCAGCAGCTTCATAAAAGTGGCAAGATTGATTTGTATAAATTGAAACATAACTCAGCAGAGTACCTCCATGTTTTAATTGAGGCATCGAAGATTGCATTTTATGATTCGGATGAATATGTTACAGATCctgaattttcaaaaatccCACTTGATGACCTCTTAAGTGAATCCTACTTGAAAAAAAGAGCTGAATTATTCAGCATGgataaaatattagatAGTAGTGTTATCGAGCACGGAGTACCAAACCCCAGATATAAATCCGACACTGTATACCTTGCAGTTACTGATTCGAATGGAGACGCTTGCTCATTTATCAATTCTGtatatgatgattttggtTCTGGTATCGCTGTTCCAGATTACGGATTTTGTTTACACAACAGAGGTGCTAATTTCAACTTAACACCTGATCTTAAAAATTGTTTTGAAGGAGGTAAGAGACCTTACCATACAATCATCCCTTCATTAATtacaaattcaaaagatgattcattatttgcagCATTCGGTAACATGGGTGGTTACATGCAACCAGTCGGTCAAGTGCAACATGTCTTGAATTTATGTGTCTTTGGTTTTACCCCTCAACAGCTGATTGATCTGCCAAGGTTTTGTCTCAATGCTACAAAGGATAGAATGGATTCAGATAGAGGTAAAGGCAGTGATGGACCAGTATCAACTGCTGTGACTGAAGTTGCATTAGAAGATGGAATTGATCCAAAtgttgttgaagaattatcaaaattggGACATACTACAAAGGTAGTTACTGGGCATGACAGAAAAATGTTTGGACGTGCTCAAATAATCAAGGATATTTCTAAAGATGGTCAGTTAATATATGCAGCTGGTTCAGACTTACGAGGCGATGGAGCTGCTGCACCATTTTTTTAG
- a CDS encoding DEHA2G17534p (similar to ca|CA3326|IPF6889 Candida albicans IPF6889 unknown function): protein MPKRTISQAELEESGVFESDSEESEYEPTRHYDNEFQDVENQVIRYVMSRELKSQIIRREHITQLYSNRRINYDALITRVKLTLKEVYGLTLVVVPPKRGDKKNKSSHSNGKQQLMLTNCLSPEGRIVLQEIWLTDSEAGIPNNRNSGDNQYFLPKYNKTSSLGSNTDMVKTGVTLLIMSLLIISENHMSEYELVNGLKRFGLSDHPNFKNSSFNASLPDLINELVKKEYLDKEVQKDSNNVENVDYKLGRRSLVEFTPLSVFAYIKAVYGDDFDIDTEKKALTTIEKAYGISLDVVPAPALVPEQTSTQELDNHDPNPVNEQDDRDSS from the coding sequence ATGCCTAAACGAACGATATCACAAGcagaattagaagaatcAGGAGTCTTCGAGTCAGATTCAGAAGAATCGGAATATGAACCTACGAGACattatgataatgaatttcaaGACGTTGAGAATCAAGTGATACGGTATGTCATGAGCAGAGAATTGAAAAGTCAGATTATTAGAAGAGAACACATCACACAACTATATTCGAACCGTCGAATTAACTACGATGCATTGATTACCAGGGTGAAACTTACTTTAAAGGAAGTGTACGGGCTTACACTAGTAGTTGTGCCACCAAAAAGAGGAgacaagaagaataagTCAAGCCATAGTAATGGGAAACAGCAATTGATGTTGACGAATTGTTTGAGTCCTGAAGGTCGCATCGTGCTACAGGAAATTTGGCTTACGGATAGTGAAGCTGGAATACCCAACAACAGAAATAGTGGTGACAATCAATACTTCTTACCCAAATACAATAAGACGTCGAGTTTGGGATCTAATACTGACATGGTTAAAACAGGGGTGACATTATTAATCATGTCGCTCCTCATAATATCAGAGAATCACATGTCGGAATACGAGTTGGTTAATGGCCTAAAGCGCTTTGGCCTATCCGACCATCCTAATTTTAAGAACTCGAGTTTCAATGCCAGTTTACCCGACCTCATCAATGAACTCGTCAAAAAGGAGTACTTAGATAAAGAAGTACAGAAGGATTCCAATAATGTCGAAAATGTCGACTATAAATTAGGAAGACGTTCTCTAGTCGAGTTTACACCACTCTCAGTGTTTGCATATATCAAGGCCGTTTACGGAGATGACTTCGACATCGATACCGAAAAGAAAGCATTGACAACAATAGAAAAAGCGTATGGTATATCATTAGATGTAGTACCGGCACCGGCACTTGTACCTGAACAAACCTCTACCCAAGAACTAGATAATCACGATCCGAACCCCGTAAATGAACAAGATGACAGAGACTCATCATGA
- a CDS encoding DEHA2G17600p (similar to ca|CA0280|IPF10566 Candida albicans IPF10566 unknown function) → MEIYKITTPGEWTYFAKGNANILFKYTGSNDYLRHKLLRVRLLKEDEQYISTCELYDFIELKCKPLFPHQIIDIQLVVLTTDFVNQLNNEGNKLMVKERYGLLLPNILDGDYCKQFLSRNCQLYIGTDTTVQEAGVNRNTVPEKLQGQEQKKLQKQEQFNNDIDSVIFEIKPKWLYDNISSNYCRTCSLNQLRGFQRHFCPLDLLYEETIDQGLDDILSLIPQDLLIEISETNKIPVKQLFRIFLNNPNNVFQKLKEYQRINNKNDLIKNITSIYDVSQNLSLVMTLRDVGLFIKFEKYNKYNNIHNSHNNINNLINIEGYGKFLLTCNIYDLDLKSKLKYKHWLDTEEKLQSIYNSSNPDWRHCVKVHDNTNNLGT, encoded by the coding sequence ATGGAAATTTATAAGATAACCACACCAGGAGAGTGGACATACTTTGCAAAAGGCAATGCTAATATATTGTTCAAGTATACTGGTAGCAATGATTATTTAAGGCATAAACTATTAAGAGTCAGATTATTGAAGGAAGATGAACAATACATCTCTACTTGCGAACTATACGATTTTATCGAATTGAAATGCAAACCATTATTTCCTCatcaaatcattgataTTCAGTTAGTAGTGTTGACAACTGATTTTGTTaaccaattgaataatgaaggGAATAAATTAATGGTAAAAGAAAGGTATGGATTGTTATTGCCAAATATACTAGATGGTGATTATTGTAAACAATTCTTATCCAGAAATTGCCAACTATATATTGGAACTGATACTACCGTCCAAGAAGCTGGCGTAAATAGGAATACAGTAcctgaaaaattgcaagGTCAAGAACAGAAGAAATTACAGAAACAAGAGCAATTCAacaatgatattgattcagttatatttgaaataaaacCGAAATGGTTATATGACAacatttcttcaaattattgtCGAACTTGTCTGCTTAATCAGTTAAGAGGTTTTCAAAGACATTTTTGTCCCCTTGATTTATTGtatgaagaaacaattgatcAAGGCCTAGATGATATACTCCTGCTCATACCGCAAGATTTACTAATAGAAATATCTGAAACCAATAAAATCCCAGTCAAGCAGTTATTtcgaatttttttaaataacccaaataatgtatttcagaaattaaaggaatatcaaagaataaataataagaatgaCTTGATTAAGAATATTACTTCCATATATGATGTCCTGCAGAACCTTTCGTTGGTAATGACTTTAAGAGATGTTGGGctatttattaaatttgagAAGTATAAcaagtataataatatccaTAATTCACACAACAACATTAATAATCTAATCAATATTGAAGGATATGGTAAATTTTTGTTAACCTGTAACATATATGATTTAGATTTGAAATCGAAATTAAAATACAAACATTGGCTTGATACTGAAGAGAAGTTGCaaagtatatataattcttcaaatccaGATTGGAGACATTGCGTCAAGGTTCAtgataatactaataaCTTAGGAACCTAA
- a CDS encoding DEHA2G17578p (similar to uniprot|P16603 Saccharomyces cerevisiae YHR042W NCP1 NADP-cytochrome P450 reductase), protein MALDTLDYSVMVALALAILVYFGKDKIWPGDDGTSAGFVANVSAGGHSRDLIETLNKNNKNCIIFYGSQTGTAEDYASKLSKELGSRFGLKSMTVDFADYDFDNFAEISEDVLCFFLMATYGEGEPTDNAIEFFNFLDNEADTLSTLRFSVFGLGNSTYEFYNAIGKKANERLQELGAERFSAYGEGDDGLGTMDEDFLSWKDSVIDSLKNNLNFEEHEAVYQPSLNLIESVHSIDDAVVSHGEPNSAYVSNSVDLSKGPFDHAHPFLSKVVKTQELFNSKTRSCVHAEFDLSGTNLRYSTGDHLAIWPSNANENIEKFLEAFDLYDKTDNVFELKAADSTVAIPFHTPITYGAVVRHHLEISGDVSRQFLLSIAQFAPDEETKKEALRLGNSKELFATEIHEKCYNMADALLKISDGKPWNNVPFEFIVESVPHLQARYYSISSSSLSEKTAIHVTAVVESEKIGNQLVTGVVTNLLKNIEIEQNNKTDKPTVTYDLKGPRNKFSNYKLPVHVRRSTFKLPSNPSTPIICIGPGTGIAPFRGFIREKVSQIKINNATIGKIMLFYGCRSEDEDYLYKDEWPSYAQALGSQFEMNVAFSRKDPKNKEYVQHKLLENAEQINSLLNDGAFIYVCGDASKMARDVQSTLTKIIAKGRNISDEKSAELIRSFKTQNKFQEDVW, encoded by the coding sequence atggcTTTAGATACTTTAGATTATTCTGTAATGGTAGCGTTGGCGCTTGCCATTTTGGTATATTTTGGAAAGGATAAAATCTGGCCTGGAGACGATGGGACGTCGGCCGGTTTTGTTGCCAATGTATCAGCTGGAGGCCATTCCAGGGATTTGATAGAAACATTGAATAAAAACAATAAGAACTGCATTATTTTTTACGGAAGTCAAACAGGAACCGCTGAAGACTACGCGTCCAAGTTGTCTAAGGAATTAGGCTCGAGGTTCGGGTTAAAGTCGATGACAGTGGACTTTGCGGACTACgattttgataactttGCAGAAATTAGTGAAGATGTATTGTGCTTCTTTTTGATGGCTACTTATGGTGAAGGAGAGCCGACCGACAACGCTATTGagtttttcaatttcttagACAACGAGGCAGATACTCTCTCAACATTACGATTCTCCGTGTTCGGATTAGGTAACTCAACGTACGAGTTTTACAATGCCATAGGTAAGAAGGCCAACGAAAGGTTACAAGAGTTAGGAGCAGAAAGATTCAGTGCTTACGGAGAAGGAGACGATGGTTTGGGCACCATGGATGAAGATTTCTTGAGTTGGAAAGACCTGGTCATTGACtctttgaagaataatttaaattttgaagaacaCGAAGCCGTCTATCAACCaagtttgaatttgattgaatCTGTTCATTCGATCGATGATGCCGTAGTTTCACATGGTGAACCCAATTCCGCATATGTATCTAATTCGGTTGATTTGTCAAAGGGTCCATTTGATCACGCTCATCCATTTTTATCGAAAGTAGTAAAAACtcaagaattattcaattcaaagaCAAGGTCTTGTGTTCATGcagaatttgatttatccGGAACTAACTTAAGATATTCGACAGGTGATCACTTAGCCATCTGGCCATCAAACgcaaatgaaaatattgaaaaattcttagaagcatttgatttatatgatAAGACAGATAACGTTTTTGAACTTAAGGCCGCAGATTCAACAGTTGCGATTCCTTTCCATACTCCGATTACGTATGGTGCCGTTGTTAGACATCACTTAGAAATTTCTGGTGACGTCTCTAGACAGttcttattatcaattgCGCAGTTTGCAccagatgaagaaacaaagaaGGAAGCTTTAAGATTAGGTAATAGCAAAGAGTTGTTTGCCACGGAGATTCATGAAAAGTGTTACAACATGGCGGACGctttattaaagatttcaGATGGAAAACCATGGAATAATGTTCCCTTTGAATTTATAGTAGAATCCGTTCCACATTTGCAAGCACGTTACTATTCGATTTCTTCGTCGTCTTTGTCCGAAAAAACTGCTATACATGTTACAGCAGTAGTCGAATCTGAGAAAATAGGGAATCAACTAGTTACAGGGGTCGTCACTAActtattaaagaatatagaaattgaacaaaataataaaacagATAAACCCACTGTTACATACGATTTGAAAGGACCGAGAAACAAATTTTCGAACTATAAGTTGCCTGTACATGTTAGAAGATCAACATTTAAGTTACCTAGCAACCCATCAACCCCAATAATTTGTATTGGACCTGGTACTGGTATTGCTCCTTTCAGAGGTTTTATTAGAGAAAAAGTTTCtcaaattaaaatcaataatgcCACCATCGGTAAAATAATGTTGTTTTATGGTTGTAGGagtgaagatgaagattaCTTATACAAAGATGAATGGCCATCATATGCGCAAGCTTTAGGATCGCAATTTGAAATGAATGTTGCTTTTTCAAGAAAGGATCCTAAAAACAAAGAGTATGTTCAACACAAGTTATTAGAGAACGCTGAACagattaattcattattaaatgacGGCGCTTTTATATATGTCTGTGGTGATGCATCTAAAATGGCAAGAGATGTACAGAGTACGTTGACTAAGATCATAGCTaaaggaagaaatatttctgaTGAAAAGTCTGCTGAATTAATTAGATCGTTCAAGACTCAGAACaaatttcaagaagatGTATGGTAG